From the Anaerolineales bacterium genome, the window GCCGATCTCATCGAGGAACAGCACGCCGCCGTCGGCGGCTTCGACCATCCCGGGTTTGCGTTTGGCGGCGTCGGTGAAGGCCCCCGCTTCGTGGCCGAAGAGTTCGGATTCGATCACGTCCGCCGGCAGGGCGGCGCAGTTGATCGGGATGTAGGGCTTGGCGGCCCGCGGCCCCATCATGTGGATCGCGCGGGCCAGTACGTCCTTGCCGGTCCCGGTTTGGCCGGTGATCAGCACCGGCGTGGAGGTGGCGGCGGCGCGCCGGGCCTCCTTCAACACCGCCTGCATCGCCGGCGTCTCTCCCATCACCCAGTCCATCGCCTCGGCCCGCGCGCTCTCCTGGTAGTAATCCAGCTCGCGCTGCAGGCGGACAATTTCCGTCGCGCGTTTGACGACGCCCTTCAGCCGCGCCATGTCGACCGGCTTCTCCAGCAGATCGGCCGCGCCGAGCTGCAGGGCTTCGACCGCGGTGGGGATGCTCGCCGTCCCGGTGACCACCACCACCTGCGGGCGCGGTTTGGCCGCCGAGAGCTTGCGCAGCAGGTCCAGCCCGTGCCCGTCCGGGAGGTTGAAATCCAGCAGCAGGATGTCGGGCAGGTGGTCGTTCAGGGTCTTCACGGCGCCGGCCAGGTTTTCGGCCTCGAGGATCTCGTAGCCCTCGGCCGAAAGCAGCCGCCCCATCGATCCGCGGGCTTTGGCTTCGTCGTCGACGATCAGGATGGTGAAGGGCATGCGTAAGACCTCCAGCCTCATCCTTCCCCCTGGCCCCCTTCCTTCACCCGGCATAGGCCGGGACAAGGGAGGGGGTTGGGGGATGGATGAGGAAGTTAATTCGCCACGAAGAGCACGAAGGACACGAAGAAAGCAAAGTGCGCGAATGATTCTTTTTTGACCATTCCTCTTCTCACCCTTTTATTCCCCCTTCTTCCCTCCCCCTCACCCCGCCGGACAACCTCCGGCTCCCCTCTCCCAGCTTATGCTGGGAGAGGGGTCGGGGGTGAGGCCACGGGCAGGAACACCCGGAACACGGTCCCGCTTCCCGGGTAGGTGTCGGCGCGCAGGGCGCCGCGGTGCGCATCCAGAATGTGGCGCGAGAGCGCCAGCCCCAACCCGTGCCCGTCGGAGCGGGTGGTGACGTACGGCTGGAACAGTTTCTCACGCACCTGCGGCGGAAGGCCCTGGCCGGTGTCGGCCACGCGGACCTCGACCGCCGGCGCGCCGCTCTCGAGCGCCGAAAGCTGCAGGCTCACGCCCAGATGGCCGCCTTCGGGCATTGCCTTGGCGGCGTTGTCGATCAGGTTGAGGATCACCTGCTCGATCGACATCGGATCCGCCATCGCCTGGGGCAGATCCTCCGGCGCGGAGAAGAGCGACTTGACCCCGGCGCGCTCGAGCACCGGCTGCATCCGCGCCAGGACGCGCCTCACCAGGGCGGCGATGTCGGTCGGGGCCGGGCGGAAATCCTGCCCGCGGGCGAAATCCAACATCCGCCGCGAGATCTCCGTCAACCGGTCGCACTCGGCCTTGGAATCTCCCACCAGCTTCGAAGCCTCCCCGGGCAGTTGGTAAAGCGTGCGCAGTTCCTCGAGCTGCAGGGAGAGGTTGTTGAGCGGATTGCGGATTTCGTGAGCGAAGGAGGCCGCCATCCAGCCCAGGACCGCCTGGCGCTGAAGGTGGCGCGCCTCCAGGCGCGCGTCGCGGCTGGAGGTGAGGTCGGTGATCGTCACCAGCACCTCGTGGAATTCCGCCGTCTCTCCGGAGCGCAGGGGGATGGCGCGCAGGACCGCGGGAAACCCCTCGCCGTCGCGGCGGTAGAGCGTCAGTTCGCCGCTTTCGTTGATCCGTCCGCTTTGGCAGGCGGCCCGCACCGCCACCACCGCCTCCGGCGCGGTGAGCCAATCCTCCAGGCGCATCGCCGCAAGCGCGGCGCCGGAATAGCCGAGCATCCGCTCGCAGGAGAGGCTGGTTTCCATCACCCGCCCGTCGGCGACCCGCACCAACGCCAGCGCCTGCGGCAGTTCCTCCATTAAAACCTGCATCGCCGTCTCGGCCCGCTTGCCTTTGCGCTGCATCTCGAACACCTGCTGGCGGGATTGCCAGCCGCGCAGCAGCGCGGCGTGCGAGGCGGAAAAGGCGGTCAGCGCGGTTTCGAGCCAGGCCGGGGACTCGGCCTCCTTCCAGCCGAGCAGGAGCGCGCCCTTGACCGGCGAATCCGGCAACGGAAACAGCATTGCGGATTGCCAGCCGCAGGCCGCCGCCCAGGGGAAGAATTCCCCGTCGATCTTGGCGTCGCGCTTCCAGATCAGCGCGGCGTTGCGGTCGGAGGAGGGCAGCGGCGGCAGTTCGTGGGGAACGTCCGCCGGCAGATTGCGCTCGAATCCGCGGACCTGCTCTCCGCTTTCGCGGTGGGCGTAGAACAAACCGGCGCCGGAGGCTTGCGCCGCGTCCAGCGCCCAATCCAGGAGCGGTTCGGCGGAACCGAGGTCGGCGGCCTCCATGACCGCCGCCGGGAGGTTGTCGAAACGCGGCGGCGCCCCGGCCGAAGCCGCCGGCCGCCGCTCCTCCAGGAGGCGCATGGTGAGCAGCGCCTCGCCCTCCGCGGCCACCGCACGCGCGGCGCGGATGTCCCACACCGCGGCCTCGCCGTCCGCGCCGAGCGTCAGCCGCTGGGAGAAGCGCACCGGCCGGCCGACCGGCAAATCCTTCAGGTAGGTCATGATCTCCGGGACGCCGAGCAGTTCGGCCAGCGCCCGGCCGATCACCGATTCGCGCTCGGCGTTCAGCTTGCGCAACACCAGCGGATTGACGTCGGTGACGATTCCGCGCGGATAGGAAAGGGCGAACAGTAATTCATGGTGGATTTCGGCCAGGGTGATCGATTGCGGCGAAAGCGCCGAAGCCGACGGAGCCGGTTTGAGCATCGCCAACAGCGGCGGCGCGGCGGCCTCGGTTTTGCGGACCGATCCGGATTTACGGGCGGCGCGCACTTTGCGCGCGGGATTGCGGGAGGAGCGCGTATCGGTCAAGAGCGGATTCCTTCCTCACCCCATCCCCCGACCCCTTCCCCCTCACCCCCGACCCCTCTCCCAGCATACCCCCGCTTCGCGAGGGCAGGTGCTGGGAGAGGGGAACCGGAGGCTTCCGGCGGGGTGAAGGGGTGGCCGGGGGATGGGGGCGAGGTCACGCCCGCGCGTGCGCGCGCTGGGCGCGGCGCAGCGACATGGGCAGGATGCCTTCCATCGCGCGGTACTTGGCCACCGTGCGGCGGGCGATGTGCACGCCCTGGGCTTCCAGCCGCGAAACGATCTCGGTGTCGGAAAGCGCCTTGGATTCGTCGGAGACGATCTCGCGGACCATGTCGCGGACCGAGAGCGAACGGTCGAAGAAGCGCGCGATCGGCACGATCCGGCCGCTGGGAAGCGCGGCGCGCTTGTTGCTCACCGCGCGCGAGACGGTGGATTCGTGCACGGCCAGGCGCTTGGCGAGCTCGGCCCGGGTCAGCGGCCGCAATTCGCGGTCGGTGCCGAGGATGAAGGCGCGCTGCTGCTCGGCCAGCGCGGCCGCCAGGCGCATCAGCGTGTTCTGGCTTTGACGCAGGCACTTGTCGATCAACAGCGCCTCCTCGACCTTCTCGTTCCACTTTTCGCGCTCCTCCCCGGTGAGAGTACGCACCATCTGGCGGAATTCGGGGTTGACGCGCACGCGCCCGGCCAGCGGCGCGTAGACTTCGACGATCAGCGGACCGCCGGGGTTGCCCGGCTGGGTCCGGAAGGTCATCTCCGCCTCGCGGTAGAGGTCCGGGTCGGATTCGGCGCGCCCCGGTCCGGTGCGGAAAAAGGTGCGGCCGGGATAGGGCGTGAGGTTGACCTTGATGAAATGGGCCGCCTCATCGACCGCGGACCGCGGGAGGCGCAGGTCCTTGGCGATCGCGGCGAATTCGCCGTGGGCCAATTCCTCGAGGTGAGCCGAGACGATCTCGCGCACGCCGGGGGGAACCGTCCCGCTTTCCGAAAGCGCGTCGATCTGGATCAGCAGGGCTTCCACCGTGCTCAGCGCGCCGACCCCCGGCGGGTCGCAGCGCTGGATCGCGCGCAGGACTTTTTCCACGGCGAAGGGCGAAACGTGCAGAAAGCGGGCGCTCTCGAGCGGCGGTTCGGGCATCAGCCCGTTGTCGTCGAGCCGGGCGAGCAAGTACTGGGCGATCGGCCGCTCTTTGTCGCTGAGCTCCGGACCGATCTGGCCCATCAGGTAGTCGGCTAGAGTTTCCGGCTGGGCCACTTCCGGCAAGTTGTCCGTATCCTCGGCCGAGGACCGGCGCGCCGGCGGGGTGGAGAGGAAGACGATCGGCTCCTCCTTGGCCGGGTGGCATACGGGGCAGGGGCCGGGCTGATAAAGCGGGCGGCGGCAGGTGGGGCAGATTTCGGGCTCGACCACCTCCAGCGCCGGATTCGACGCCAGGGAGGAGTTCAGCCACTGGTTCAATTCGGCTCGTGAGAGCTCCAGAAGGCTCATCGTCTGGGTCAGATGGGCCGTGGTGGTCTGGCGGATGCGGGGTTGGGCGCGCTGGATAACAGCCATGGTTGCCTTCCTTTTAGCGCCTCCCGGCCTGCGGTGCCTGATATGCAGGCTGAGTCGGGATCGAGTATAGATGCAGGGCGCCGAGAAATCAAGGTGCAATATTCATGCCACTGGCATGGGAATTGCATGGTTCACCGGTTTTTTGGTAGATGAACCTGGATTATTTCAACAGCCCGCTAATAGGGACTTGGATTGCGTCAATCCAGGCGCCTGGTTTCCAAGTCCGTCCTCCTCGGGCGAAGGAGATTGCTTCGCCGCCTGCGGCGGCTCGCAATGACAACCGGGATGCCTTCCCCGGCCGGGCGGCATTGCTCGGAGGGTACAATGGATTACTTGGGGGCGGGAAACGTTGCCGGCGAACGGGAACAAACTTGGTTTGGGGAGAGCCATGCTGATTAAAGACGAATTCCGGAAGGAACTGAAGGACGAGCTGACGGGCAACATCCTGCCTTTTTGGATCAAGCATGCCGTGGATCCGGTCAACGGCGGTTTTTACGGCGCCGTCACCAACGACCTGCAGGTGCTGAACGGCGTGCCGCGCTCGGCGGTCCTGTGCGCCCGCATCCTCTGGGCCTATTCCGCCGCCTATCGGGTCCTCGGCGGCGAAGAAAACCTGAAAATGGCGCGCCGTGCGTACGATTACCTCACCGGCGTGTTTTGGGATCCCGAATTCGGCGGATTGTATTTCGATGTCGATTTGCAGGGCCGGCCGGTGATCGACCGCAAGCATCATTACGCCCAGGCCTTCGGACTGTATGGGCTTTCGGAATTCCACCGCGCGGCCCGGGAGCCGCACAGCCTGAAGCTGGCCCAATCGTTGTTCGAGCTCCTGGAACAACACGCCTTCGAGCCGGTCCACGGCGGATACCGCGAAGGCGGCAACCGCAGGTGGGAACCGCTTTCCGATTCCAGGTTGAGCGAAGTCGACCTGGCCTGCGCGAAATCGATGAACACCAACCTCCACATCCTCGAGGCCTACACCAACCTGCTCCGGGTGTGGGACGATCCGCGCCTGAAGGCTCAACACCGTGCCCTGCTGGAAACCTTCCTCAACCGGATCCTCGATCCGCAGACGGATCACTTCCGCCTGTTCTTCGACGACGAGTGGAACCCGCTTTCGGAGATCCACTCCTACGGACACGATATCGAGGCCAGCTGGCTGCTTTGGGAGGCGGCCGGGATCCAG encodes:
- a CDS encoding PAS domain-containing protein, whose protein sequence is MTDTRSSRNPARKVRAARKSGSVRKTEAAAPPLLAMLKPAPSASALSPQSITLAEIHHELLFALSYPRGIVTDVNPLVLRKLNAERESVIGRALAELLGVPEIMTYLKDLPVGRPVRFSQRLTLGADGEAAVWDIRAARAVAAEGEALLTMRLLEERRPAASAGAPPRFDNLPAAVMEAADLGSAEPLLDWALDAAQASGAGLFYAHRESGEQVRGFERNLPADVPHELPPLPSSDRNAALIWKRDAKIDGEFFPWAAACGWQSAMLFPLPDSPVKGALLLGWKEAESPAWLETALTAFSASHAALLRGWQSRQQVFEMQRKGKRAETAMQVLMEELPQALALVRVADGRVMETSLSCERMLGYSGAALAAMRLEDWLTAPEAVVAVRAACQSGRINESGELTLYRRDGEGFPAVLRAIPLRSGETAEFHEVLVTITDLTSSRDARLEARHLQRQAVLGWMAASFAHEIRNPLNNLSLQLEELRTLYQLPGEASKLVGDSKAECDRLTEISRRMLDFARGQDFRPAPTDIAALVRRVLARMQPVLERAGVKSLFSAPEDLPQAMADPMSIEQVILNLIDNAAKAMPEGGHLGVSLQLSALESGAPAVEVRVADTGQGLPPQVREKLFQPYVTTRSDGHGLGLALSRHILDAHRGALRADTYPGSGTVFRVFLPVASPPTPLPA
- a CDS encoding sigma-54-dependent Fis family transcriptional regulator, giving the protein MPFTILIVDDEAKARGSMGRLLSAEGYEILEAENLAGAVKTLNDHLPDILLLDFNLPDGHGLDLLRKLSAAKPRPQVVVVTGTASIPTAVEALQLGAADLLEKPVDMARLKGVVKRATEIVRLQRELDYYQESARAEAMDWVMGETPAMQAVLKEARRAAATSTPVLITGQTGTGKDVLARAIHMMGPRAAKPYIPINCAALPADVIESELFGHEAGAFTDAAKRKPGMVEAADGGVLFLDEIG
- a CDS encoding AGE family epimerase/isomerase, with the translated sequence MLIKDEFRKELKDELTGNILPFWIKHAVDPVNGGFYGAVTNDLQVLNGVPRSAVLCARILWAYSAAYRVLGGEENLKMARRAYDYLTGVFWDPEFGGLYFDVDLQGRPVIDRKHHYAQAFGLYGLSEFHRAAREPHSLKLAQSLFELLEQHAFEPVHGGYREGGNRRWEPLSDSRLSEVDLACAKSMNTNLHILEAYTNLLRVWDDPRLKAQHRALLETFLNRILDPQTDHFRLFFDDEWNPLSEIHSYGHDIEASWLLWEAAGIQADADLREKTRGPVIRLAEAVLREAVEKDGSVVYEGGPQGVVNTEKALWTQVEAMVGFYNASQIAGREEFAEAAHRVWRYIRDRHADSEHGEWFKLLSRDGKPVPGRYKIGPWDCPYHSVRACLEMMARLGE